One region of Miscanthus floridulus cultivar M001 chromosome 19, ASM1932011v1, whole genome shotgun sequence genomic DNA includes:
- the LOC136526256 gene encoding uncharacterized protein, which translates to MAVPNYTYLKLKMTGPNSVITVGTTFSHAFTCDREHYELATAIINSSELPWLEELSTPAVLDCNKPTSSTTFHPLEETKAVGINPTNPTKTVRIGTQLSAK; encoded by the coding sequence atggcggtccccaactacacctacctaaagctaaagatgacAGGACCAAAcagcgtcatcactgtgggtaccaccttctcgcatgccttcacgtgcgaccgcgagcattacgagctcgccactgccatcatcaactcttcTGAGCTCCCGTGGCTCGAGGAGttatcgaccccagcagtcctagactgcaacaagccaacctcttcGACTACATTTCACCCACTTGAGGAAACTAAGGCAGTGGGGATCAACCCCACTAAtccaaccaagacggtgcggatcgggacccagctctcggccaaatag
- the LOC136529617 gene encoding uncharacterized protein isoform X2 yields MRRRPVPNPHLRWHPLLQRTARLLPQPAVAPIPSHTRDFGAIYLPPPANTTRFIDGTDGVHPSLEGMEHVKAENIVILTKPFLDVCKKILPVLDLQLPGMHKKGITCLARRVVSDTIAIFASTSSHGIVVIWEMAIEPTPSEDANVHTMGNAMDHGGEGLILDVCKRLKLNGRPIPTSG; encoded by the exons ATGCGACGGCGCCCCGTACCCAATCCCCACCTGCGGTGGCACCCCCTTCTCCAACGGACGGCACGTCTTCTTCCCCAACCAGCGGTGGCGCCCATACCCTCCCACACAAGAGATTTTGGCGCCATATACCTGCCACCGCCGGCCAACACCACCAG GTTCATAGATGGCACAGACGGTGTTCACCCCTCTTTAGAAGGGATGGAGCATGTCAAGGCAGAGAACATAGTCATTCTTACCAAGCCCTTCCTTGATGTCTGCAAGAAAATCTTGCCTGTCCTGG ACTTGCAGCTCCCAGGGATGCATAAGAAAGGGATCACCTGTCTTGCTAGAAGGGTGGTGtctgatactattgcaatttttGCTTCTACTTCTTCGCATGGTATTGTTGTTATTTGGGAGATGGCAATTGAGCCCACTCCTAGTG AAGATGCAAATGTTCATACCATGGGCAATGCTATGGATCATGGAGGAGAGG GATTGATATTGGACGTGTGCAAGCGGCTGAAACTGAATGGAAGACCAATTCCTACAAGCGGCTGA
- the LOC136529617 gene encoding uncharacterized protein isoform X1, which translates to MRRRPVPNPHLRWHPLLQRTARLLPQPAVAPIPSHTRDFGAIYLPPPANTTRFIDGTDGVHPSLEGMEHVKAENIVILTKPFLDVCKKILPVLVVSCVADLQLPGMHKKGITCLARRVVSDTIAIFASTSSHGIVVIWEMAIEPTPSEDANVHTMGNAMDHGGEGLILDVCKRLKLNGRPIPTSG; encoded by the exons ATGCGACGGCGCCCCGTACCCAATCCCCACCTGCGGTGGCACCCCCTTCTCCAACGGACGGCACGTCTTCTTCCCCAACCAGCGGTGGCGCCCATACCCTCCCACACAAGAGATTTTGGCGCCATATACCTGCCACCGCCGGCCAACACCACCAG GTTCATAGATGGCACAGACGGTGTTCACCCCTCTTTAGAAGGGATGGAGCATGTCAAGGCAGAGAACATAGTCATTCTTACCAAGCCCTTCCTTGATGTCTGCAAGAAAATCTTGCCTGTCCTGG TGGTTTCATGCGTTGCAGACTTGCAGCTCCCAGGGATGCATAAGAAAGGGATCACCTGTCTTGCTAGAAGGGTGGTGtctgatactattgcaatttttGCTTCTACTTCTTCGCATGGTATTGTTGTTATTTGGGAGATGGCAATTGAGCCCACTCCTAGTG AAGATGCAAATGTTCATACCATGGGCAATGCTATGGATCATGGAGGAGAGG GATTGATATTGGACGTGTGCAAGCGGCTGAAACTGAATGGAAGACCAATTCCTACAAGCGGCTGA